Proteins encoded together in one Formosa sp. Hel3_A1_48 window:
- a CDS encoding DUF4301 family protein, which produces MKFTAKEISQITERGLGVKTIENQLSCFTNKNTNINLCAPAVVGNGIVQMNNKEVDFYASFYKTSKENISIIKFVPASGAASRMFKSLYLFLDNYNINKETINSYVNRTKSIDLFLFFVTVEKLPFHDKVFAALKKNYPEYKQMTLDQRRLLFVEIMLAKEHFNFGEYPKGLLPFHNYRSYVSTAFEEHLIEASKYASVGGKASLHFTVSKDHHQQFVAHFETIKTIVESKTETQFEIDYSFQDPKTDTISVGLDNTPFRLEGKLLFRPSGHGALISNLNAIDADLIFIKNIDNVLMQHRGDLMVFYKNVLAGLLLKIQKQAFDYALELDDSSINENRVNEIANFLSDQMNVFISKEFEKYAHHFKIEYLKSRIHRPIRVCGMVKNEGEPGGGPFWVKKENGELSLQIVEMNQINTNSKHQKAISKSSTHFNPVDLVCGIRDYKGEKYDLEQFVDLNTHFVAVKNKYGKKLKTLERPGLWNGGMAGWNTIFVEVPLTTFTPVKSIADLLKAPHQLED; this is translated from the coding sequence TTGAAGTTTACAGCCAAAGAAATTAGTCAAATTACTGAAAGAGGCTTAGGCGTTAAAACGATCGAAAATCAACTTTCATGTTTTACCAATAAAAACACAAACATAAACTTGTGTGCCCCAGCTGTCGTGGGTAATGGTATTGTTCAGATGAATAATAAAGAAGTTGACTTTTACGCCTCTTTCTATAAGACTTCAAAAGAGAATATTTCTATTATAAAATTTGTTCCAGCTTCTGGTGCAGCATCCAGAATGTTTAAAAGTCTTTATTTGTTTTTGGATAATTATAACATCAATAAAGAAACCATTAATTCCTATGTTAACAGAACAAAAAGTATAGATTTATTTTTGTTTTTTGTTACCGTTGAAAAGCTACCATTTCACGACAAAGTTTTTGCTGCATTGAAAAAGAATTATCCAGAATATAAACAAATGACTTTAGATCAAAGACGGTTATTGTTTGTAGAGATTATGTTAGCAAAAGAACATTTTAACTTTGGCGAATACCCTAAAGGATTATTGCCTTTTCATAATTACCGCTCGTATGTATCGACTGCTTTCGAGGAGCATTTGATTGAAGCTAGCAAGTACGCTTCTGTTGGCGGTAAGGCCTCACTTCACTTTACAGTCTCAAAAGATCACCACCAACAGTTTGTGGCTCATTTTGAAACCATCAAAACCATTGTGGAGTCCAAAACAGAAACACAGTTTGAAATTGACTACTCTTTTCAAGACCCAAAAACGGATACAATTTCCGTAGGCCTTGATAACACGCCCTTTAGATTAGAGGGCAAATTATTATTTAGACCCTCTGGACATGGGGCTTTAATTTCTAATTTAAACGCGATTGATGCAGATTTGATTTTCATCAAAAACATTGATAATGTGCTTATGCAGCACCGTGGGGATCTGATGGTATTTTATAAGAATGTTTTAGCAGGGTTGTTGTTAAAAATTCAAAAGCAAGCTTTTGATTATGCTTTGGAGTTAGATGATTCATCAATTAATGAAAACAGAGTTAATGAAATTGCTAATTTTCTATCTGATCAAATGAATGTGTTTATCAGCAAAGAATTTGAGAAATATGCGCATCATTTTAAGATAGAGTATTTGAAATCGCGTATTCATCGTCCAATTCGCGTTTGTGGAATGGTTAAAAATGAAGGCGAACCTGGTGGTGGTCCATTTTGGGTTAAAAAAGAAAATGGAGAATTAAGCCTTCAAATTGTTGAAATGAATCAAATCAATACTAATTCCAAACACCAGAAAGCGATTTCAAAATCTTCAACTCATTTTAATCCTGTTGATCTTGTTTGTGGCATTAGAGATTATAAAGGAGAAAAGTATGATTTAGAACAGTTTGTTGATTTAAACACTCATTTTGTGGCGGTCAAAAACAAATATGGAAAGAAACTCAAAACACTTGAACGCCCAGGCCTTTGGAATGGGGGTATGGCTGGCTGGAATACCATTTTTGTAGAGGTGCCCCTTACTACATTTACTCCGGTAAAATCAATAGCAGATTTACTCAAAGCACCACATCAATTAGAGGATTAA
- a CDS encoding AAA family ATPase — translation MEKTISKIASACVRIVLFGPESTGKSTLAEELATHYKTMFVPEYMRQYLQHKWDHQRAVCTKSDLIPIAEGQMQLENNKAKLADKILFCDTNLLQIKVYSEIYYDGYCPPEIVLNIKKNSYDLYFLCGIDVPWVGDDLRDKPNEREYMFECFEGALKAQNVPFIVLEGTKRQRFNTAIAHIDQLISTRN, via the coding sequence ATGGAAAAAACAATTAGTAAAATAGCTTCAGCTTGTGTAAGGATTGTTCTTTTTGGACCTGAATCCACAGGGAAATCTACTCTTGCAGAAGAATTAGCGACACATTACAAAACAATGTTTGTTCCTGAGTATATGCGACAATATCTACAACACAAATGGGATCATCAACGCGCCGTATGTACCAAATCAGACCTAATCCCAATAGCTGAGGGGCAAATGCAATTGGAAAACAACAAAGCAAAGCTCGCCGATAAAATCCTTTTTTGTGACACCAATCTTTTACAAATTAAAGTTTATTCAGAAATTTACTATGATGGCTATTGCCCTCCTGAAATTGTGTTAAATATCAAAAAAAACTCATATGATTTATACTTTTTATGCGGCATTGACGTTCCATGGGTAGGAGACGATTTACGTGACAAGCCTAATGAGCGTGAATATATGTTTGAATGCTTTGAGGGGGCGCTTAAGGCGCAAAATGTACCTTTCATTGTTTTGGAAGGAACTAAAAGGCAACGATTTAATACTGCTATAGCTCATATAGATCAACTAATAAGCACAAGAAATTGA
- the pnuC gene encoding nicotinamide riboside transporter PnuC: MNELIDFFVAPYTSAPALDIALEIAAVVLGIFSVWYAKKENILVFPTGIISTSLYIYICFKFSLYGDVIINSYYTLMSLYGWYMWRRFIKGSTIEVSYASIKDMSNALIIFVGTATFVVLVYFYFDRFDRLTDYFDTFTTAVFFAAMWLMANKKIEHWLFWIVGNLISIPLYFIKGLGFSGLQFIIFLILAVQGYFEWKKQLVK, from the coding sequence ATGAACGAATTGATTGATTTTTTTGTAGCGCCATATACTTCAGCACCTGCACTAGATATTGCTCTTGAAATAGCAGCAGTTGTACTAGGTATTTTTAGTGTTTGGTATGCGAAAAAAGAAAACATTCTCGTATTTCCTACAGGAATTATCAGCACATCCTTATACATATATATTTGTTTTAAATTTTCTCTCTATGGGGATGTGATCATCAATAGCTATTACACACTGATGAGTTTATATGGTTGGTATATGTGGCGCCGTTTTATAAAAGGCAGTACTATTGAAGTTTCATATGCTTCGATCAAAGACATGTCCAATGCATTGATTATTTTTGTAGGCACGGCTACGTTTGTTGTTTTAGTGTATTTTTATTTTGATCGTTTCGATCGACTAACCGATTATTTTGATACGTTTACAACAGCTGTGTTTTTTGCGGCAATGTGGCTTATGGCCAACAAAAAAATTGAACATTGGCTTTTTTGGATTGTTGGTAATTTAATCTCTATCCCTTTATACTTTATTAAAGGACTTGGGTTTTCAGGACTACAATTTATTATTTTTTTAATTCTAGCGGTTCAAGGATATTTTGAATGGAAAAAACAATTAGTAAAATAG